In the genome of Drosophila yakuba strain Tai18E2 chromosome 3R, Prin_Dyak_Tai18E2_2.1, whole genome shotgun sequence, one region contains:
- the LOC6537815 gene encoding calcium uptake protein 1, mitochondrial — MTRFWPLIFLWSRSASAIFSHFLSDINGEKWPLSAILHASSTDEGQKTIRRNRLISHADSFRDYTIMQYENRLRLYAHPTKIFRYFATIKMRNKSGKWELYMTPTDFLRSIQPGSRQPDNLGLDKFHVLDEQAASKWKPKVKDDSIFLQIEERGLLTYSDYVLLTILLSIPERNVQIGFKLFDLNGDGDVTIEELNTVLMAMTQGEVSMMNSHLKSHFFGHQLNRTLSIEDFLKFLKALHHEIHREQFQNLLKESRSVISELDFAKVVLGFRKSRSERREILKRVKEKFGKLDRGISLEEFLAFFRFVQDVSVMDNALAFYYFTGADISPKTLRHIAHVVSGISLSEHLTDVLFCIFDRNKDNIIQRKEFAEMRRQWMHPIPLRKNLRLSSTLCIMCKCTWKMLSAWEVRRPHPGYSSLW; from the exons ATGACGCGCTTCTGGCCATTGATATTTTTATGGTCCCGTTCGGCATCAGCAATTTTCTCGCACTTCTTGAGTGACATAAATGGGGAAAAGTGGCCATTGTCTGCCATTCTTCATGCCTCCTCAACGGATGAGGGTCAAAAAACAATTAGGCGCAATCGTTTGATTTCCCATGCCGATTCCTTTCGCGATTACACCATCATGCAGTATGAAAATCGACTGAGACTGTACGCTCATCCCACGAAGATTTTTCGCTACTTTGCCACCATTAAAATGAGGAATAAATCAGGTAAATGGGAACTATACATGACGCCCACTGATTTCCTAAGATCAATTCAACCCGGATCGAGGCAGCCAGACAACTTGGGTCTGGACAAATTCCACGTCCTGGACGAGCAGGCGGCCAGCAAGTGGAAGCCAAAAGTCAAGGACGATAGCATCTTTCTTCAGATCGAGGAGCGTGGTTTGCTCACCTACAGCGACTATGTGCTCCTGACCATCCTGCTCTCCATTCCGGAGCGCAATGTACAGATTGGCTTCAAGCTGTTCGATTTGAATGGTGATGGCGACGTGACCATCGAGGAACTGAATACGGTGCTTATGGCAATGACGCAGGGTGAAGTCTCCATGATGAACTCACACTTGAAGAGTCACTTCTTCGGGCATCAGCTCAACAGGACCCTGAGCATCGAGGACTTTCTGAAGTTTCTAAAAGCCCTGCACCATGAGATCCATAGGGAGCAGTTTCAGAACCTCTTGAAGGAGTCCAG ATCAGTGATCTCTGAACTGGACTTCGCCAAGGTGGTGCTGGGTTTCAGGAAGTCACGAAGCGAACGACGCGAGATCCTGAAGCGAGTCAAGGAAAAGTTCGGCAAGCTGGACCGTGGCATTAGTCTGGAGGAGTTCTTGGCCTTCTTTCGCTTTGTCCAGGATGTGAGTGTTATGGACAATGCCCTTGCATTTTACTATTTCACCGGTGCGGATATCTCACCCAAAACGCTGCGACACATTGCCCATGTGGTGTCCGGCATCAGCCTCTCCGAACATCTTACGGATGTGCTTTTCTGCATCTTCGATCGCAATAAGGACAACATTATTCAGCGAAAGGAATTTGCAGAGATGCGACGCCAGTGGATGCATCCCATTCCGTTGCGCAAAAATCTTAGACTCTCATCCACGTTGTGTATTATGTGCAAGTGCACCTGGAAAATGCTGTCGGCCTGGGAAGTCAGAAGACCTCATCCTGGATACTCGTCCCTCTGGTGA